From a single Thermodesulfobacteriota bacterium genomic region:
- a CDS encoding HU family DNA-binding protein, whose translation MPAKKPLTKSQIVAYFAKKFELSKKMAGAIIDEMAALAISETKKAGAFTFPGIGKLVLVKRKARVGRNPATGQPINIPAKTVVKMRIAKSCKDAIVPPKK comes from the coding sequence ATGCCAGCTAAGAAACCCCTTACCAAGTCCCAGATCGTGGCCTATTTTGCAAAAAAGTTCGAACTCTCTAAAAAGATGGCCGGAGCCATCATCGATGAGATGGCGGCTTTGGCCATTAGCGAGACGAAGAAGGCCGGTGCCTTCACCTTTCCTGGCATCGGCAAGCTCGTCCTGGTGAAGCGAAAGGCCCGCGTGGGGCGAAACCCCGCCACCGGCCAGCCCATCAACATCCCCGCGAAGACCGTCGTTAAGATGAGGATTGCCAAGTCTTGTAAAGACGCCATCGTCCCGCCCAAAAAGTAG
- the serA gene encoding phosphoglycerate dehydrogenase, with protein sequence MDYKWKVLVSDPLSKSGLEILEAAKEITYEVKTGLSAEALKQIIGEYDAIIIRSETKLKADLIEAGNRLRVIGRAGIGLDNVDIPAATKKGIVVMNTPQENAIAAAEHTIALMLSIARKIPQATASMRAGKWEKKKFMGVELYQKTLGLVGIGVIGTIVADRARGLKMKVIGYDPYLSPEIAEKRGVELVSFDELLRRSDFISVHTPLTEETRNLIDHRAIEKMKRGVILINCARGGIINERDLYEALQSGKVAGAALDVFEEEPAIGNPLVGLEQVVCTPHLGASTEEAQENVAIAICRQVVDYLVHGEIRNAVNIPAVSPDQLLLLRPYLRLGEKLGSFLGQISNYAIEEVLIEYHGEILANGTKPITTSILKGLLTPFVGETVNFVNAPVMARERGIRVTEMVREEAEDFTTLIALTVRSKMEQNYIAGTLFGRKELRIVKLNDFFIEALPEGHILLISNYDRPGVIGNIGTTLGSRDINIATMQFGRDRMGGRAISLLHLDSPLPPGMLGEILRLPNIISVRQIEL encoded by the coding sequence ATGGACTATAAATGGAAGGTTTTGGTAAGCGATCCCCTATCGAAGAGCGGTCTGGAGATCCTCGAGGCGGCCAAGGAGATCACCTATGAGGTCAAGACCGGCCTTTCGGCCGAGGCGTTGAAGCAGATCATCGGTGAGTACGATGCCATCATCATCCGGAGCGAGACCAAGCTGAAGGCCGATCTCATCGAGGCAGGGAATCGACTCCGGGTGATCGGAAGGGCAGGAATCGGGCTGGACAATGTCGATATCCCGGCCGCGACAAAGAAGGGGATCGTCGTGATGAACACCCCCCAGGAGAATGCCATCGCGGCAGCGGAACATACGATCGCCCTGATGCTCTCCATCGCGAGGAAGATCCCCCAGGCGACCGCCTCGATGAGGGCGGGCAAGTGGGAGAAGAAGAAGTTCATGGGGGTCGAACTCTACCAGAAGACCCTCGGCCTCGTAGGGATCGGGGTCATCGGGACGATCGTCGCCGACCGGGCCAGGGGCTTAAAGATGAAGGTGATCGGTTACGATCCCTACCTGTCTCCGGAGATCGCTGAAAAGCGGGGGGTCGAACTGGTCTCCTTTGACGAGCTGTTAAGACGCTCCGACTTCATCAGCGTCCATACGCCCTTGACCGAGGAGACCCGGAATCTGATCGACCACCGGGCCATCGAGAAGATGAAGCGAGGGGTCATTTTGATCAACTGTGCCCGGGGGGGCATCATCAACGAAAGAGACCTCTACGAGGCCCTCCAGTCCGGAAAGGTCGCAGGGGCTGCCCTCGATGTCTTCGAGGAGGAACCGGCCATCGGAAACCCCCTCGTGGGACTGGAGCAGGTGGTCTGCACCCCTCATTTAGGGGCATCCACGGAGGAGGCCCAAGAGAACGTAGCCATCGCCATCTGCCGACAGGTGGTGGACTACCTGGTCCACGGAGAGATTCGAAATGCGGTCAATATCCCCGCGGTGAGCCCGGACCAGCTTCTCCTGTTGAGGCCTTACCTGAGACTCGGGGAGAAGCTGGGAAGCTTCCTCGGCCAGATCTCCAATTACGCCATCGAGGAAGTCCTGATCGAATATCACGGGGAGATCCTGGCCAACGGGACGAAGCCGATCACCACCTCGATCCTCAAGGGGCTACTCACCCCCTTCGTCGGCGAGACGGTAAATTTTGTCAACGCCCCTGTGATGGCCAGGGAGCGGGGGATTCGGGTGACCGAAATGGTCCGGGAAGAGGCGGAGGATTTCACCACCCTGATCGCCCTGACCGTCAGGTCGAAGATGGAGCAGAACTACATCGCCGGAACGCTTTTCGGAAGGAAGGAGCTGAGGATCGTCAAACTGAACGACTTCTTCATCGAAGCCCTGCCAGAGGGGCACATCCTCCTGATCAGCAATTACGACCGCCCGGGCGTCATCGGAAATATCGGGACGACCCTTGGGAGCAGGGACATCAACATCGCCACCATGCAGTTCGGACGGGATCGAATGGGGGGGAGGGCCATCTCCCTCCTCCATCTCGATTCTCCCCTGCCCCCCGGGATGCTGGGCGAGATCCTGCGGTTGCCCAACATCATCTCCGTGCGCCAGATCGAACTCTAA
- the ftcD gene encoding glutamate formimidoyltransferase produces MRLLECVPNVSEGRDEGKIASMAREITRHRGVRLLDISSDPDHHRSVFTFVGEPEGVKEAALSFAFKAIELIDMRGHRGEHPRLGAVDVVPFVPLSGVEMAEAVEIAREVGRRLGEGGIPVFFYEEAASRPERKELPAIRKGEYEGLPDKLRDPLWQPDEGPAQFNPKSGATVVGARYPLIAYNVNLKSQDLSLAKEIARKVRYKDGGFPRVRAMGVELKERGWVQVSMNLTDYRVTNIPTVYNFIEAEARKHGVEVAGSEIVGLVPLGVLEGVIQHYLKCPEFSIRQVIEQRILEFE; encoded by the coding sequence ATGAGACTTCTGGAGTGCGTCCCCAACGTGAGCGAAGGAAGGGATGAAGGGAAGATCGCCTCGATGGCGCGGGAGATCACACGGCATCGCGGGGTGAGGCTTCTCGATATTTCTTCAGACCCGGACCATCATCGGAGCGTCTTCACCTTTGTCGGGGAGCCCGAGGGGGTCAAAGAGGCCGCCCTCTCGTTCGCCTTCAAGGCGATCGAGCTGATCGACATGAGGGGCCATCGGGGCGAGCATCCCCGCCTGGGAGCGGTCGATGTCGTTCCCTTCGTCCCCCTTTCGGGCGTGGAGATGGCCGAGGCCGTTGAGATCGCCAGGGAAGTCGGCAGGAGGCTTGGGGAAGGAGGCATCCCGGTCTTTTTTTACGAGGAGGCGGCCTCAAGACCGGAGAGGAAGGAACTTCCCGCCATCCGAAAAGGAGAATACGAGGGGCTTCCCGACAAACTGAGGGATCCCCTCTGGCAACCTGACGAAGGCCCTGCCCAGTTTAATCCGAAGTCCGGGGCCACGGTCGTGGGGGCCCGTTATCCCCTGATCGCCTACAATGTCAATCTCAAGAGTCAGGACCTCTCCTTGGCCAAGGAGATCGCAAGAAAGGTGAGATACAAAGACGGCGGTTTTCCTCGAGTCAGGGCGATGGGCGTAGAGCTGAAGGAGAGGGGATGGGTTCAGGTCTCGATGAACCTGACCGATTACCGGGTGACGAATATTCCGACGGTCTACAATTTTATAGAAGCGGAGGCCCGGAAGCACGGGGTGGAGGTGGCGGGGTCCGAGATCGTGGGGCTCGTCCCCCTTGGGGTCTTGGAGGGTGTGATCCAACATTACCTGAAGTGCCCTGAATTTTCGATCCGCCAGGTGATTGAACAGCGGATCCTCGAGTTCGAATAG
- the hisC gene encoding histidinol-phosphate transaminase has translation MKIERLTRKGILNIAPYIPGKSIEEVQKTYGKKRWVKLASNENVLGPSPKAVEAIREELLNLHLYPEGPCPDLRAALARRFSLSEREVVISNGADNLILMIANAFVNEGDEVVMADPTFPVYTNVTQIMGGRPLRVKLKDFTHDLEGMLRRVTRKTKLVFLCNPNNPTGTTVRKDQFEAFLSALPDRVIVVLDEAYGEFVTDPSSPRGLDYLWKRPVILLRTFSKVHGLAGLRIGYALGREDLIDALYRVRDPFPVNRLAQVAALAALGDEAHVQRTIQMVREGREYLYQGLDEMGLPYVSSQANFVFIDFKRDSEEVFQALLEKGVIIRPGKAWGYPTFGRVTVGRRMENRRFLHALKDLYGR, from the coding sequence GTGAAGATCGAAAGGTTGACGAGGAAAGGCATCCTGAACATCGCCCCTTATATCCCTGGAAAGTCGATCGAGGAGGTCCAGAAGACCTACGGAAAGAAGCGCTGGGTCAAGCTGGCCTCGAACGAGAATGTCTTGGGACCTTCTCCGAAGGCGGTGGAGGCGATTCGGGAGGAACTTCTGAACCTCCATCTCTATCCCGAGGGGCCCTGCCCGGACTTGAGGGCCGCCCTCGCTCGGAGATTTTCATTGTCGGAGAGAGAGGTGGTCATCTCCAACGGTGCGGACAACCTCATCCTGATGATCGCCAACGCCTTCGTGAATGAGGGCGACGAGGTGGTGATGGCCGATCCCACCTTCCCGGTCTATACGAACGTGACCCAGATCATGGGAGGAAGACCCCTCCGGGTAAAGCTTAAGGATTTCACCCACGACCTCGAAGGGATGTTGAGGCGGGTGACCCGGAAGACGAAACTGGTCTTCCTCTGCAACCCGAACAACCCCACGGGCACGACGGTCAGGAAAGACCAGTTCGAGGCCTTTCTCTCGGCACTCCCAGATCGGGTCATCGTCGTCCTCGACGAGGCCTATGGAGAGTTTGTCACCGATCCATCGAGCCCGCGGGGCCTCGACTATTTGTGGAAGAGACCGGTGATCCTCCTCAGGACCTTCTCGAAGGTCCACGGCCTGGCCGGGTTGAGGATCGGGTATGCCCTCGGACGGGAGGACCTCATCGATGCCCTCTACCGTGTGAGAGATCCTTTCCCGGTTAACCGCCTTGCCCAGGTGGCGGCCCTGGCCGCCTTGGGGGATGAGGCCCATGTCCAACGGACCATCCAGATGGTTCGCGAGGGGAGGGAATATCTCTACCAAGGGCTGGATGAGATGGGTCTTCCCTATGTTTCCAGTCAGGCCAATTTCGTCTTCATCGATTTCAAGAGGGATTCGGAAGAGGTCTTCCAGGCCCTTCTCGAGAAGGGCGTGATCATCCGACCGGGAAAGGCATGGGGTTATCCGACCTTTGGAAGGGTGACGGTCGGAAGGAGGATGGAGAATCGCCGATTCCTTCACGCCCTGAAGGACCTTTATGGGCGATAG
- a CDS encoding Xaa-Pro peptidase family protein, whose product MIEASTFEARQQSVREILRLNQLEGLLFTSLENIRYCCGFTGSDGALLIDREGTYFLTDSRYWTQAEEEVRGAKIVHYKKKLEGVASLLSDLGLKRVGVEGPSLPLSFYRALTERLGTALEMVPLEGELKDLRAIKDAQELSLIRKAIDLSTKSFLQMIQGIRDGVAERDLALEMEIFMKKNGAEGTGFDLIVASGSRSALPHGRASQKRILRGELILVDFGVRFQGYHADQTRTFVWGRPDPKQEEIFQIVKEAHDLAIEAIRPGVPFSEIDRVAREHIKRQGYGDYFGHGLGHGIGLAVHEDPVVNGENMGLIQAGMVFTVEPGIYLPNWGGVRIEDMVLVTQDGAEVLTPLPRELTMI is encoded by the coding sequence ATGATAGAGGCTTCGACCTTCGAGGCCAGACAGCAATCGGTTCGGGAAATCCTCCGGTTGAACCAGCTCGAGGGGCTCCTCTTCACCAGCCTGGAGAACATTCGATACTGCTGTGGTTTTACGGGAAGCGACGGAGCCCTCCTCATCGATCGCGAGGGGACTTATTTTCTCACCGATTCCCGATACTGGACCCAGGCCGAAGAGGAGGTCAGAGGGGCCAAGATCGTCCATTATAAGAAGAAACTGGAGGGGGTCGCTTCCCTCCTCTCTGATCTGGGTTTGAAGCGGGTGGGAGTGGAGGGCCCTTCCCTACCCCTCTCCTTCTATCGAGCGCTCACCGAAAGATTGGGAACCGCATTGGAGATGGTCCCCCTCGAAGGGGAGCTGAAAGATTTAAGGGCGATCAAGGATGCCCAAGAACTCTCCCTCATCAGGAAGGCCATCGATCTTTCGACGAAATCCTTCCTCCAGATGATCCAGGGAATCAGAGACGGGGTGGCCGAGAGGGACCTCGCCCTCGAGATGGAAATCTTCATGAAGAAAAACGGGGCAGAAGGAACGGGGTTCGACCTCATCGTCGCCTCGGGAAGTCGATCTGCCCTCCCTCACGGAAGGGCGAGCCAGAAGCGGATCCTAAGGGGAGAATTGATCCTCGTCGATTTCGGAGTCAGGTTCCAGGGCTATCATGCCGACCAGACCCGGACCTTCGTTTGGGGGCGACCCGATCCAAAACAGGAGGAGATCTTTCAGATCGTCAAAGAAGCCCACGATCTGGCTATCGAGGCGATCCGGCCCGGGGTGCCGTTCTCCGAAATCGACCGGGTCGCAAGGGAACATATCAAACGTCAGGGATACGGAGACTATTTCGGCCACGGATTGGGCCATGGCATCGGCCTTGCGGTTCACGAAGACCCCGTGGTGAACGGAGAAAATATGGGTTTGATCCAGGCCGGTATGGTCTTCACGGTCGAACCGGGCATCTATCTCCCGAACTGGGGAGGGGTTCGGATCGAGGACATGGTCCTGGTCACCCAGGATGGGGCCGAGGTCTTAACCCCCCTTCCCCGGGAGCTGACGATGATTTAA
- a CDS encoding TRAP transporter substrate-binding protein, translating into MKKSVGLVWVFFLVVILGFEGTASAQPKVYTWKMQSAFTSGAYEYVNPKDLVARIEEMSGGRLKIELLPAGAVVPAFEVLDAVHKGVLDAGHGWAGFWGGKHPAVALFGSPGGGPFGMSNEEYMSWLFIGGGVELYNELLQKELKFDVVAFPSSIDPPEPLGWFKKAMKTTAEFKGVKFRTAGLAAELFKEMGMSVVILPSGDIVPSLERGVIDGAEFHSPSADMSIGIHNVRKYFHMPSLHQPTGNMEILINRKKWEELPPDLKAIVRGACLAETLHFSLKHLEQNVKDLETMVTKHGVNVVETPREMLLEMLKAWDRLAERKSKESPFFAKVLASQKAWANRMVPFRQVSHPPYDMVADYYWKGANPFKVIKP; encoded by the coding sequence ATGAAGAAATCGGTCGGCTTGGTCTGGGTATTTTTCTTAGTGGTCATCCTCGGCTTCGAGGGGACGGCCTCGGCCCAACCCAAGGTCTACACCTGGAAGATGCAGAGCGCCTTTACCTCCGGAGCCTATGAGTACGTGAACCCCAAAGACCTGGTCGCCAGGATCGAGGAGATGTCAGGGGGCCGATTGAAGATCGAACTGCTCCCGGCAGGGGCCGTGGTCCCCGCCTTTGAAGTCCTCGATGCCGTCCACAAAGGGGTCCTCGATGCAGGCCACGGTTGGGCAGGTTTCTGGGGAGGAAAACATCCCGCCGTCGCCCTCTTCGGCTCCCCGGGCGGCGGTCCCTTCGGAATGAGCAACGAGGAGTACATGAGCTGGCTCTTCATCGGAGGGGGGGTCGAGCTCTACAACGAGCTCCTTCAGAAGGAGCTGAAGTTCGACGTCGTCGCCTTTCCGAGCTCCATCGACCCTCCGGAACCCCTGGGCTGGTTCAAGAAGGCGATGAAGACCACGGCCGAATTCAAGGGGGTCAAATTCCGCACCGCAGGGCTGGCCGCCGAATTGTTCAAAGAGATGGGAATGTCGGTGGTCATCCTCCCCAGTGGCGACATCGTCCCCTCCCTTGAACGGGGCGTGATCGATGGGGCGGAATTCCATTCCCCCAGTGCGGACATGTCCATCGGGATCCATAATGTTCGCAAGTACTTCCATATGCCGAGCCTCCATCAACCCACCGGCAACATGGAGATCCTCATCAACCGCAAAAAGTGGGAGGAACTCCCCCCCGATCTGAAGGCCATCGTCAGGGGGGCCTGCCTTGCCGAAACCCTCCACTTCTCCCTGAAGCATCTGGAACAGAACGTCAAAGACCTCGAGACGATGGTGACCAAACACGGGGTCAACGTCGTGGAGACGCCGAGGGAGATGCTTTTGGAGATGCTCAAGGCCTGGGACCGGCTGGCCGAGCGCAAATCGAAGGAGAGCCCCTTCTTTGCCAAGGTGTTGGCCTCCCAGAAGGCCTGGGCCAACCGCATGGTCCCCTTCCGTCAGGTGAGCCATCCCCCGTATGATATGGTCGCTGACTACTACTGGAAAGGGGCCAATCCCTTTAAGGTGATCAAACCTTAA
- a CDS encoding cyclodeaminase/cyclohydrolase family protein has product MDIEQFLEDLASDRPTPGGGSASALAGALSAALVAMVAGLSLRKDSKNRKAMAAIQKKATALRKRLSSAMVEDARAFEEVMRAFQLPRMTEKERSIRTRAIEKAYRKATVTPKLVCEHSIRLLEASRFLIHHGNPNAISDTGVAAFLADAALAGGLLNIGINLPPVKDKAFLKKTQSEMRQWVKQRNRLMSEIVSSLAKIGR; this is encoded by the coding sequence ATGGACATCGAACAATTTTTGGAGGACCTCGCCTCGGATCGGCCGACCCCAGGGGGAGGGAGCGCCTCCGCACTGGCGGGGGCCCTTTCCGCTGCCCTGGTGGCCATGGTGGCCGGCCTGTCGCTCAGGAAGGACTCGAAGAACCGGAAGGCCATGGCAGCGATCCAGAAGAAGGCCACGGCCCTTCGGAAGCGGCTCTCCTCGGCCATGGTTGAGGATGCAAGGGCCTTCGAGGAGGTGATGAGGGCGTTTCAACTCCCTCGGATGACGGAGAAGGAACGGTCGATCCGGACGAGGGCGATCGAGAAGGCCTACCGGAAGGCCACGGTCACCCCGAAACTCGTATGCGAGCATTCCATTCGGCTCCTCGAAGCTTCGCGATTTCTCATTCACCATGGCAATCCCAATGCGATCAGCGACACAGGGGTGGCGGCCTTCCTTGCCGATGCCGCGCTGGCCGGGGGGTTGCTCAATATCGGGATCAACCTTCCTCCGGTGAAGGACAAGGCCTTTTTGAAGAAGACCCAATCCGAGATGAGGCAATGGGTCAAGCAGCGAAATCGACTGATGAGTGAGATCGTGAGCAGTCTGGCAAAGATTGGGCGTTGA
- a CDS encoding tetratricopeptide repeat protein, which yields MVQIATKTLAEIYRTQGDLQKAREIYEILAEQDPSDPEIQQRLDELNRLTHPSPSWTPTLPRSRKERIEFLQRWLSNIQKRKKR from the coding sequence ATGGTGCAAATCGCGACGAAGACGCTTGCAGAGATCTATCGAACACAGGGCGACCTCCAGAAGGCGCGGGAGATCTATGAGATCCTCGCGGAGCAAGACCCTTCCGATCCTGAAATCCAGCAACGGCTGGACGAACTGAATCGGCTGACCCATCCCTCTCCCTCTTGGACCCCAACCCTTCCCCGTTCGAGGAAAGAGAGGATCGAATTCCTCCAACGGTGGCTCTCTAACATTCAAAAAAGGAAGAAGAGATGA
- the hutI gene encoding imidazolonepropionase, translating into MSERLIIKKAKELLTLSPAFSDESGLGILRDGAVVLNQGRIEWVGRTEELPTALSKESEGRVIEATGKVVMPGLIDSHTHLVFAGSRENEFEQRIRGRSYLEIAAEGGGILSTVEATRKAAFEELFWLGMSRLDRLLSMGVTTIEAKSGYGLSLEDELKILRVVRSLAREHWIEIVPTFLGAHALPREYKADRKGYLDLLTKEMIPEVAREGLAEFCDVFCEEKAFTLEESREILETGKRHGLKPKIHADQLTPGKGAELAAEVGAYSADHLEYVSPEGMERMAERGVVAVLLPGASFSLSMKRYPPAREMIEKGLAVALSTDLNPGSSMTESLPLMMTMGCLLYRMTPAEAIKAVTIHAAKAIDREREIGSLEPGKKGDLVLLDIPNYRYLPYHFGVNHVEKVIKGGRVVYTRPPISESKA; encoded by the coding sequence ATGAGCGAAAGGCTGATCATCAAGAAGGCGAAGGAACTCCTCACCCTCTCCCCAGCCTTTTCGGACGAATCCGGGCTGGGAATCCTCCGGGATGGCGCCGTGGTTCTCAATCAAGGGAGGATCGAGTGGGTCGGAAGGACGGAGGAGTTGCCCACGGCCCTTTCCAAGGAATCGGAGGGGAGGGTGATCGAGGCCACCGGAAAGGTGGTGATGCCCGGGCTGATCGATTCCCACACCCATCTCGTCTTTGCGGGTTCGAGGGAGAACGAATTTGAACAGAGGATTCGGGGGCGATCCTACCTCGAGATCGCGGCAGAGGGAGGGGGGATCCTTTCCACGGTTGAGGCGACCCGAAAGGCCGCATTCGAAGAGCTTTTCTGGCTGGGGATGAGTAGGCTTGACCGACTTCTCTCGATGGGGGTGACGACGATCGAGGCCAAAAGCGGTTACGGCCTCTCGCTCGAGGACGAATTGAAAATCCTTCGGGTGGTCCGGTCCCTGGCCCGCGAGCATTGGATTGAGATCGTCCCCACCTTTTTGGGGGCCCATGCCCTTCCGCGGGAATACAAGGCCGATCGAAAGGGTTACCTCGATCTTCTGACCAAGGAGATGATCCCCGAGGTGGCCAGGGAAGGCCTGGCGGAGTTCTGCGATGTCTTCTGCGAGGAGAAGGCCTTCACCCTGGAGGAGTCGAGGGAGATCCTCGAAACCGGAAAGCGGCATGGCCTCAAGCCGAAGATCCACGCAGACCAGCTCACCCCCGGGAAGGGCGCGGAACTGGCCGCAGAGGTCGGCGCCTATTCCGCAGATCATCTCGAATACGTGAGCCCTGAAGGGATGGAGCGAATGGCAGAGAGGGGCGTTGTGGCCGTGCTCCTGCCCGGCGCCAGCTTCTCCCTTTCGATGAAGAGGTATCCACCGGCAAGGGAGATGATCGAGAAGGGCCTCGCCGTCGCCCTTTCCACCGATCTCAACCCAGGCTCCTCCATGACCGAATCCCTTCCCCTCATGATGACCATGGGATGCCTCCTCTACCGGATGACCCCTGCGGAGGCGATCAAGGCCGTGACGATCCATGCGGCCAAGGCGATCGATCGGGAGAGGGAGATCGGGAGCTTGGAGCCTGGGAAAAAAGGCGATCTTGTCCTGCTCGATATTCCCAACTACCGATACCTTCCCTATCATTTCGGTGTGAACCATGTCGAGAAGGTGATCAAGGGAGGGCGGGTAGTCTATACGAGGCCCCCTATTTCCGAAAGCAAGGCATGA
- a CDS encoding alanine--glyoxylate aminotransferase family protein has protein sequence MEVPMEKKYLFSPGPTMLPPEVLLKMAEPIMHHREPEFEKIYEEIRKGLKYLFQTKNEVLVFTSSGTGAMEGAVSNLLSKGDKALVVRGGKFGERWGEICKAYGIEFVPIDVEWGRAVDPELIRQRLASDPSIRAVYTQASETSTGVRHPIREIAQVLKDYEDKVIVVDAITAIGVFDLPMDAWGLDVVVSGSQKALMLPPGLSFVALSQKAWKLVERSDLPKYYFDFKKELKSTQKNQSSYTPAISLFVGLRESLRMIQEEGLEALFRRHAKLARATREAVKALGLELYAPESPSDAVTAVKIPEGIDGERLKDLFFERFGITVAEGQDRAKGKIIRIAHLGYYDRLDMVMVISALEMLLKEMGHRFELGTGVRRMEEVFLEP, from the coding sequence ATGGAGGTTCCTATGGAAAAAAAGTACCTTTTCTCCCCAGGCCCGACCATGCTCCCGCCCGAAGTTCTTCTGAAGATGGCCGAACCCATCATGCATCACCGGGAGCCCGAGTTCGAGAAGATCTACGAGGAGATCCGAAAAGGATTGAAATATCTCTTCCAGACGAAGAACGAGGTCCTCGTGTTTACCTCCTCCGGCACGGGAGCCATGGAGGGAGCGGTCTCCAACCTCCTGTCGAAAGGGGACAAGGCCCTCGTGGTCAGGGGAGGGAAGTTCGGTGAGCGATGGGGAGAAATCTGCAAGGCTTACGGAATCGAATTCGTCCCGATCGATGTGGAATGGGGAAGGGCGGTCGATCCCGAGCTGATCCGGCAGAGACTGGCCTCGGATCCCTCCATCCGGGCTGTGTATACCCAAGCGAGCGAAACCTCCACCGGTGTCAGGCACCCCATCCGTGAGATTGCTCAGGTTTTAAAGGATTACGAAGACAAGGTGATCGTCGTGGATGCGATCACCGCCATCGGTGTCTTCGACCTTCCCATGGATGCCTGGGGGCTCGATGTCGTGGTGAGCGGTTCGCAAAAGGCCCTGATGCTGCCTCCCGGTCTCTCCTTCGTGGCCCTGAGCCAAAAGGCCTGGAAGCTGGTCGAGCGGTCCGATCTCCCCAAATATTACTTCGACTTCAAGAAAGAGTTGAAATCGACGCAGAAGAACCAGAGCTCCTATACCCCGGCCATCTCCCTCTTCGTGGGGCTGAGGGAGTCTCTCCGAATGATTCAAGAGGAGGGTCTCGAAGCCCTCTTCCGGAGGCATGCGAAGCTGGCCAGGGCGACTCGGGAGGCTGTCAAGGCCCTGGGCCTGGAGCTTTACGCTCCGGAATCGCCGAGCGATGCGGTGACCGCGGTCAAAATCCCCGAGGGGATCGATGGGGAACGATTGAAGGATCTCTTCTTCGAGAGGTTCGGGATCACGGTGGCGGAGGGACAGGATCGGGCCAAGGGAAAGATCATCCGTATCGCCCACCTTGGCTATTATGACCGCTTGGACATGGTCATGGTCATCTCCGCGCTGGAGATGCTCTTGAAGGAGATGGGCCATCGCTTCGAATTGGGGACAGGGGTGAGGCGAATGGAAGAGGTCTTCCTGGAACCCTGA